In a genomic window of Anoplopoma fimbria isolate UVic2021 breed Golden Eagle Sablefish chromosome 6, Afim_UVic_2022, whole genome shotgun sequence:
- the LOC129092613 gene encoding acylphosphatase-2-like, whose protein sequence is MSEVGSAGTELVSVDFEISGHVQGVCFRMYTEEQGLQLGLVGWVRNTYHGTVEGQVQGPANKVDEMKVWLSKKGSPSSRITKASFTDQRAIDKLELSGFKTRF, encoded by the exons ATGTCTGAAGTTGGATCAGCAGGAACCGAGCTGGTGTCGGTGGACTTTGAGATCTCCGGTCACGTTCAAG gagTCTGTTTCAGAATG TACACAGAGGAGCAGGGTCTGCAGCTCGGCCTGGTCGGCTGGGTGAGGAACACCTACCATGGGACGGTGGAGGGACAGGTGCAGGGTCCCGCTAACAAGGTGGACGAGAT GAAGGTATGGTTGAGTAAAAAAGGAAGTCCATCCAGTCGGATCACCAAAGCCTCCTTCACAGACCAGAGAGCCATCGACAAGCTGGAGCTCTCTGGCTTCAAGACCCGCTTCTGA